The sequence below is a genomic window from Rhodococcus sp. 4CII.
CTGATGCTCCTGTTCCAATCCGGCAACCGGGATGCCGAGGTCTTCGACAATCCGGACACCTTCGACATCGACCGACGCCCCAACAAGCAGATCGCCTTCGGCTACGGTCCGCACATGTGCATCGGACAGCATCTCGCCAAGCTCGAGATGAAGGTCATGCTCGAGGAGCTGCTGCCCGCCCTCCGGCGCGTGGAGGTAACCGGCGATCCCAAGATGATCCAGACCAACTTCGTCGGCGGACTCCGGCGTCTCCCTGTCCACCTGACGTTCGCGTGACAATCATGACCAAAGTTACCTACCATCTGCCCGACGGGACGACTGAGCAGGTCGACGTCGAACCCGGCGAGACGCTCATGAATGCATCGCTCCGCAACAATCTCCCCGGAATCGTTGCCGAATGCGCCGGCAGTTGCGCCTGCGCCACCTGCCACGTTCATCTCCCGAAGGAGTACGCGCACTTCTTCGCCGAGCCGACCGACGAAGAGGCGGATCTGATCGCATATCTGGATGCGGCAGATGGCGATTCCCGCCTGTCCTGCCAACTCGTCGTCGGTGACAGCGACGCCGAGATCCACGTCCGAGTCGCAGACAGCAGGTGACATGGTGACGATGCAACTACACGGCAACACGGCAATGAACGTCCGGCATGCCTGCTACCTCGTCGCCGGGATCGCGGCGCTACTCCTGACGTGGCCATTCGCGTTCGACTGGATGGGCGACGGGGGCAACATCATGAACCCGGTCGAGTTCTTCGGAGACGGCATCGAACCGGGCGGCACGGCGGCCTTTCTGAGCATCGACATGTTGATCGCGTGGGCGGTCTTCATCGTGTGGGTTCTCACGGACACCGTGCGGATCGGGATGGGCCGCAAATGGGGCGTGGCCTTCGTTCTGCTGTCCTACATCGGCGTCTCGATGGCCTTTCCGTTCTATCTCATTGTTCGTGAGCGGTTCCTGGGGAGACACGTTCCCGGACAGCCGGTGTCGGCGTCGGACGGCCGCGAATCGAGTGCGTCGACGAGCACGTAACACCTGTAGTTGCCCGACACGCGAAGTGCGCCAGGACCCTCGTCCTGGCGCACTTCGCGTTCCGTCACGACGCCGATGTGCTGTCACACCACCCGGCGGGCCTTCATCCCCTCGAACACCGGTGCGACGCGTACCACGTCGCCGGTCGTCGGGGCGTGGACCATCTGCCCGTTCCCCACGTAGATCGCGACATGCCCGGGGCCCGCCGGGCCCCAGTTCCCGAACAGCAGATCGCCCGGCCTCGCATCCGCGAGCGGCACCTCCACACCGACATTCCATTGCGTCTCGGAGGTGCGGGGAAGGGACATCCCCGACGTGGCCGCGTGGACGGCGTAGGACGTCAGACCGGAGCAGTCGAAACCGCCCGCCGAGGGACCATTCACGTTCCCGCCGCCCCACACGTATGGGAGACC
It includes:
- a CDS encoding 2Fe-2S iron-sulfur cluster-binding protein, whose translation is MTKVTYHLPDGTTEQVDVEPGETLMNASLRNNLPGIVAECAGSCACATCHVHLPKEYAHFFAEPTDEEADLIAYLDAADGDSRLSCQLVVGDSDAEIHVRVADSR
- a CDS encoding DUF2834 domain-containing protein, with translation MVTMQLHGNTAMNVRHACYLVAGIAALLLTWPFAFDWMGDGGNIMNPVEFFGDGIEPGGTAAFLSIDMLIAWAVFIVWVLTDTVRIGMGRKWGVAFVLLSYIGVSMAFPFYLIVRERFLGRHVPGQPVSASDGRESSASTST